A window of Polaribacter litorisediminis contains these coding sequences:
- a CDS encoding ATP-dependent DNA helicase, giving the protein MKLKNFYQNIRLNGDQQNTVGHINDFLESDKSIFILQGYAGTGKTTLISGIVKYLEENKRLFNIIAPTGRAAKVLKDKTGFGRTIHSSIYKLEDLKAINAESKELADHSVKYYFPIDLESNNERVLIVDESSMISSKEAKNELFDFGTNFLLNDLLMHTFTTNKNNKIIFVGDPAQLPPVGDNQSKALEIDYFKELGYACEFSELTQVMRQDDNLILENANSIRALLKESSRNTIELKYDQESFVKLDSYDIVNQFTNLYPNPEIGDGVIISFSNAQAYHYNFALREVLFPDQKAIVAGDIIMINNNNQYSYKTELYNGDLAKVVQVSQHTVEQSVPVYVLRNGKRIKEIIKLKFREIAFRVPHFDEDICCYIIDDLLNSIDRDLTLDMTKALYINFVMRFNQEQEKRRQNGLSKFKVGSKEFKDALIKDPFYNALRVKYGYAITCHKSQGGEWDKVFVDYSGRAGLSNDALRWTYTATTRGVNTVYAINPPHLTTFSKLKIAEITNVGRIPNNALYLENVNTSPFHKATDHKAKSLKYWEVKEKLEATNYAIINVASRDYLERYTVSYNATQEFILKASHKASGHFVNQFEVLNKRGTAEEKELEDIFNHNDLTGVMLAYKPSVDFLESLYFVVRACCQELDIVITNIDEQVNKYFVQYFLVTDSVTSNIQFYFKKNGSFSRALPKTFNCKEDIKLQLLIKKLEQYAI; this is encoded by the coding sequence ATGAAATTAAAAAATTTTTACCAAAATATCAGACTAAATGGAGATCAACAAAATACAGTTGGTCACATAAATGATTTCCTAGAAAGTGATAAAAGTATATTTATCCTTCAAGGTTATGCAGGTACTGGGAAAACAACTTTAATTAGTGGGATAGTAAAATATTTAGAAGAAAATAAAAGACTTTTTAATATTATAGCACCTACAGGAAGAGCTGCTAAAGTATTAAAGGATAAGACAGGTTTTGGTAGAACTATACATAGCAGTATTTATAAATTAGAAGATTTAAAAGCAATTAATGCAGAATCTAAAGAATTGGCAGATCATAGTGTAAAATATTACTTCCCAATTGATTTAGAGTCAAATAATGAAAGGGTGTTAATTGTAGATGAGTCGTCTATGATTTCTTCTAAAGAAGCTAAGAACGAACTGTTTGATTTTGGAACTAACTTTCTTCTAAATGATTTGCTGATGCACACTTTTACGACAAATAAAAACAATAAAATTATTTTTGTAGGAGATCCGGCTCAGCTGCCACCAGTTGGCGATAATCAATCCAAAGCACTAGAAATTGATTATTTTAAGGAATTAGGATATGCTTGTGAGTTTTCAGAACTAACGCAAGTTATGAGACAAGATGATAATTTAATATTAGAAAATGCAAATAGTATTAGAGCACTTTTAAAAGAATCATCAAGAAATACAATCGAGTTAAAATATGATCAAGAAAGTTTTGTAAAGTTAGATTCGTATGATATCGTTAATCAGTTTACAAACCTTTACCCAAATCCAGAAATAGGAGATGGTGTAATCATATCATTTTCAAATGCACAAGCCTACCATTATAATTTTGCATTAAGAGAAGTGTTATTTCCAGACCAGAAAGCAATTGTAGCAGGAGATATCATCATGATAAATAATAACAATCAATATTCGTACAAGACAGAATTGTATAACGGAGATTTGGCAAAAGTGGTTCAGGTTTCACAACATACGGTTGAGCAATCTGTCCCAGTGTATGTGCTGCGTAATGGCAAAAGAATAAAAGAAATTATCAAATTAAAATTTAGAGAAATAGCATTTAGAGTGCCTCATTTTGATGAAGATATATGCTGTTATATTATTGATGATTTGTTAAATAGTATTGATAGAGATTTAACATTAGACATGACAAAGGCATTATATATCAATTTTGTAATGCGTTTTAATCAAGAACAAGAAAAGAGAAGACAAAACGGATTATCTAAGTTCAAAGTAGGTTCAAAAGAATTTAAAGATGCGTTAATCAAAGATCCATTTTACAATGCTTTGAGGGTAAAATATGGCTATGCAATTACTTGCCATAAATCTCAAGGTGGTGAATGGGATAAGGTGTTTGTAGACTATTCTGGCAGAGCAGGTTTAAGTAATGATGCCTTAAGATGGACGTATACAGCCACAACTCGAGGTGTAAATACAGTTTATGCGATAAACCCTCCTCATTTAACTACGTTTAGTAAATTAAAAATAGCAGAGATCACTAATGTTGGTAGAATACCAAACAATGCATTGTATCTGGAAAACGTCAATACATCACCCTTTCATAAGGCAACAGATCACAAAGCAAAAAGTTTAAAGTATTGGGAGGTAAAAGAAAAATTAGAAGCTACGAATTATGCAATCATTAATGTTGCGTCCAGAGATTATTTAGAAAGATATACCGTGAGCTACAATGCAACTCAAGAGTTTATATTAAAAGCAAGTCATAAGGCTTCAGGTCATTTTGTTAATCAATTTGAAGTACTAAATAAAAGAGGTACTGCCGAAGAAAAAGAACTTGAAGATATTTTCAATCATAACGACTTGACAGGTGTCATGTTAGCTTACAAGCCAAGTGTAGATTTTTTGGAATCATTATATTTTGTTGTGAGAGCGTGTTGTCAAGAATTAGATATAGTCATAACCAATATTGATGAACAAGTAAATAAATATTTTGTTCAATATTTTCTAGTTACGGATAGTGTAACTTCCAATATACAATTCTATTTCAAAAAAAACGGAAGTTTTTCTAGGGCACTCCCAAAAACATTCAACTGCAAAGAGGATATAAAATTACAACTATTAATCAAAAAATTAGAACAATATGCCATCTAA
- a CDS encoding DUF3127 domain-containing protein, whose product MQLKAKLIECLPLQTGTSKNGEWKKQDIIVETDAQYPKKICISIWGDKINNEILQVGKELVVDFDIESRPYNNRWYTDIKAWKIESVQNEKVGMGNIPQPETFDQSQLEEEDDGLPF is encoded by the coding sequence ATGCAACTAAAAGCGAAATTAATAGAATGTCTACCGTTACAAACAGGAACGAGCAAAAACGGAGAATGGAAAAAGCAAGATATTATTGTGGAGACCGATGCACAGTACCCAAAAAAGATATGTATATCTATCTGGGGAGATAAAATTAACAACGAGATTTTACAAGTAGGTAAAGAGCTTGTTGTTGATTTTGATATTGAAAGTAGACCATACAATAACAGATGGTACACAGATATTAAAGCTTGGAAAATTGAAAGTGTGCAAAATGAGAAAGTAGGTATGGGAAATATCCCACAACCAGAAACTTTTGATCAAAGTCAATTGGAAGAGGAAGATGACGGTTTACCTTTTTAA
- the cas1 gene encoding CRISPR-associated endonuclease Cas1: MINKYGASIKVKNDMFVVGYEKEYHNVPVSKVKSILLNKSVQLTSNVLFLAIAHEIEVILIGKTGTPKGRIWSSKYGSISSIRKNQAAFSKSNAAIVWIKNLMQQKIENQQTLIISLQKYDYSNKQHIEISYKKLQKSIEKLINLKEENTKLITDKIRGIEGYSSKLYFEVLNNNLPDMYKFKKRSQHPAFDMFNAMLNYCYGILYIHVERALIVAGIDPYLGVFHRDTYNRPVLVYDVIEIFRVWADFVVVDLCMQKIMFPDFFDINNQVWLLNENGKRILVNSFNNYMDEIIPIKGNSRSRTNHIELWAKSFAQKLKVFKE, encoded by the coding sequence GTGATAAATAAATACGGTGCAAGTATAAAGGTGAAGAACGATATGTTTGTTGTAGGGTATGAAAAAGAATACCATAATGTGCCGGTTTCTAAGGTAAAATCTATATTACTTAACAAATCTGTTCAATTAACATCTAACGTTTTGTTTTTAGCGATAGCGCATGAAATTGAAGTTATTTTAATAGGCAAAACAGGTACGCCAAAAGGGCGTATTTGGAGTTCTAAATACGGTAGTATTTCTAGTATACGTAAAAACCAAGCTGCATTTAGCAAATCTAATGCAGCCATTGTATGGATTAAGAACTTAATGCAACAAAAGATAGAAAACCAGCAAACGCTCATAATTTCGTTACAAAAATATGATTACTCTAATAAGCAGCATATAGAAATTAGCTATAAAAAGTTACAAAAGTCCATAGAAAAATTGATAAACTTAAAAGAAGAAAATACTAAATTAATTACTGATAAAATAAGGGGGATAGAAGGGTATAGTTCTAAATTGTATTTTGAAGTTTTAAATAACAATTTACCAGATATGTATAAGTTTAAAAAGAGAAGCCAGCATCCTGCATTTGATATGTTTAATGCCATGCTAAATTATTGTTACGGCATACTTTATATACATGTAGAGCGTGCCTTAATAGTAGCGGGTATAGACCCTTATTTGGGTGTTTTTCATAGAGATACCTATAACAGACCTGTTTTAGTGTATGATGTTATAGAGATTTTTAGAGTTTGGGCAGATTTTGTTGTAGTAGATTTATGCATGCAAAAAATAATGTTTCCAGATTTTTTTGATATTAATAACCAGGTTTGGTTGTTAAATGAAAATGGTAAACGAATATTAGTAAATAGTTTTAATAATTATATGGATGAAATTATACCGATTAAAGGCAATAGCAGATCTCGTACCAACCATATTGAGCTTTGGGCAAAAAGTTTTGCTCAAAAATTAAAAGTTTTTAAAGAATAA
- the cas2 gene encoding CRISPR-associated endonuclease Cas2 yields MAGLTNLNQLVEEAKPLVDGLEAINVRISKIMELISKNKKNLNSVYIYIIYDISDSKIRTYVSTYLERNGLVRVQLSVFFGNIKRELYQKIQQTLKEINDMYTNKDSIFIIPIGEDILNKTTIIGENIDFDIIVHHKATLFI; encoded by the coding sequence ATGGCGGGGTTGACTAATCTAAATCAACTTGTTGAAGAGGCAAAACCATTAGTAGATGGTTTAGAGGCTATAAATGTAAGAATTTCGAAAATTATGGAGCTGATTAGTAAAAATAAAAAAAACCTAAATAGTGTTTATATTTATATAATTTATGATATAAGCGATTCTAAAATAAGAACTTATGTTTCTACTTATTTAGAAAGAAACGGATTAGTAAGAGTGCAACTTTCTGTTTTTTTTGGAAATATTAAAAGAGAATTGTACCAAAAAATTCAACAAACATTAAAAGAGATTAATGATATGTATACCAACAAAGATTCTATTTTTATCATACCAATTGGAGAAGATATTTTAAACAAAACAACCATAATTGGAGAAAATATTGATTTTGATATTATTGTGCATCACAAAGCAACCTTATTTATATAA
- a CDS encoding CRISPR-associated primase-polymerase type B — MVYYSTDISKSNTVPLSAISMSNLIQKFSDKSLKYTVDKLRKVRGIDKASFGFLKRKLPYFIGAEFKDNFRCSENFCKVDFLIIDIDAYGDEEKITTLKETICKDARVKLAFISPSGTGLKVVFKLSNPIASLKEYSNFYQIFSRSFAKQYVLENYVDFSTSDATRICFLSYDENVYYNNNATNLEVDFYSDTMFPFIDEIEDVLNKDNSAAIKPGKPAISNQTYAEILKTLKPKTLKKQKQYTVPAPLKELKELLPTNFSKHHVNVISIDEINYGLKLKIGDTSLNTIINIYYGKKGFTVVKNLAQKPAAQLAEASVLIIENLIYNTNSDNYEEEEERSAFEFDSINTKEADGGVD; from the coding sequence ATGGTTTATTACAGTACAGACATTTCAAAATCTAACACAGTGCCTCTTAGTGCCATATCTATGAGTAATTTAATACAAAAATTCTCAGACAAATCTTTAAAATATACCGTTGATAAACTAAGAAAGGTAAGGGGTATAGATAAAGCATCTTTCGGTTTTTTAAAAAGAAAATTACCTTATTTTATTGGAGCAGAGTTTAAAGATAATTTTCGATGTTCAGAAAACTTTTGTAAAGTAGATTTTCTTATTATAGATATTGATGCTTACGGAGATGAAGAGAAAATTACGACATTAAAAGAAACAATATGTAAAGATGCAAGAGTAAAGTTAGCGTTTATTTCGCCAAGTGGTACCGGTCTAAAAGTTGTCTTTAAATTAAGCAACCCTATTGCTTCTTTAAAAGAATACAGTAATTTTTATCAGATATTTTCTAGAAGTTTTGCAAAACAGTATGTTCTAGAAAATTATGTAGATTTTAGTACAAGTGATGCTACTAGAATATGTTTTTTGTCTTATGATGAAAATGTGTATTATAATAATAATGCAACCAATTTAGAGGTAGATTTTTACTCAGATACCATGTTTCCTTTTATAGATGAGATAGAAGATGTTCTTAATAAAGATAATAGTGCAGCAATAAAACCGGGTAAACCAGCCATCTCTAACCAAACGTATGCAGAGATATTAAAAACACTAAAACCTAAAACACTTAAAAAACAAAAACAATACACGGTACCTGCACCATTAAAAGAACTTAAAGAACTATTACCAACTAATTTTAGTAAACATCATGTAAATGTAATAAGTATAGATGAAATTAATTACGGCTTAAAACTTAAGATTGGCGATACAAGTTTAAATACAATTATTAATATTTATTATGGTAAAAAAGGGTTTACGGTTGTAAAAAACCTAGCGCAAAAACCGGCAGCGCAATTAGCAGAAGCAAGCGTTTTAATAATAGAAAATTTAATCTACAATACCAATTCAGACAATTATGAAGAAGAAGAAGAAAGATCCGCATTTGAATTTGATAGCATTAACACAAAAGAGGCGGATGGCGGGGTTGACTAA
- a CDS encoding helix-turn-helix transcriptional regulator, with translation MPVSYSPHLRLKELEKLLQNTLHYPEGCEKEEYQGVWTKQELAEKISEIFSLERTLTTKTIENDLKKMEEDYHAPIDKKNIYLQGFKVKSNGTNVKKVGYFYYDTKISIFNNNNLSQEDLKNLRTVVDMLKQFKGFSYFEDVDVLIDKLELKASKNNHASIIFETIDEFTGLEHVDLIASAIKNSKVLKIKYQPFYESKPVTYTIHPYQLREYNNRWFVLAHTEEFKERKLGVYGLSRITEEPKLIAKTFIKTYTNLVKTYFKDIIGVTNFLDDKVEHVVFEAYGMRANYIKTKPWHPSQQIVSETADTCTFSLDIKINNELIALILQFGLDIKILEPASLQNTIIDTLKKATDLYA, from the coding sequence ATGCCTGTTAGCTACTCTCCACATCTTAGATTAAAAGAATTAGAAAAACTATTACAAAATACCTTGCATTATCCAGAAGGTTGCGAAAAAGAAGAATATCAGGGCGTTTGGACAAAACAAGAGTTAGCCGAAAAAATTTCTGAAATATTTAGTTTAGAGAGAACTCTAACAACTAAAACAATAGAAAATGATCTTAAAAAAATGGAAGAAGACTACCACGCTCCCATCGATAAAAAAAACATTTATTTACAAGGTTTTAAAGTAAAATCTAATGGTACAAATGTAAAAAAAGTAGGTTATTTTTATTACGATACAAAAATCTCTATATTTAATAATAATAATTTATCGCAAGAAGATTTAAAAAACTTAAGAACTGTGGTAGATATGCTCAAGCAGTTTAAAGGTTTTAGTTATTTTGAAGATGTAGATGTATTGATAGATAAATTAGAGTTAAAGGCTTCTAAAAATAACCATGCTTCAATAATTTTTGAAACTATAGATGAGTTTACGGGCTTAGAACATGTAGATCTCATTGCAAGTGCCATTAAAAATAGCAAAGTTTTAAAAATAAAATACCAGCCTTTTTATGAAAGTAAACCGGTAACCTATACAATACACCCATACCAACTTAGAGAATATAACAATCGTTGGTTTGTTTTAGCACATACAGAAGAGTTTAAAGAAAGAAAATTAGGTGTTTATGGTTTATCTAGAATAACAGAAGAACCAAAATTAATAGCTAAAACTTTTATTAAAACCTACACCAATTTAGTAAAAACTTATTTTAAAGATATTATTGGTGTTACCAACTTCTTAGATGATAAAGTAGAACATGTTGTTTTTGAAGCTTATGGTATGCGTGCAAATTACATTAAAACCAAACCTTGGCACCCTAGTCAACAAATTGTTTCCGAAACAGCAGATACCTGCACTTTTTCTTTAGATATTAAAATTAATAATGAGCTTATAGCGTTAATCTTACAATTTGGTCTTGATATTAAAATATTAGAACCTGCATCTTTACAAAATACTATTATCGATACATTAAAAAAAGCGACAGATTTATATGCTTAA
- a CDS encoding ATP-dependent DNA helicase has translation MKNSKITLTKNQKEAVVIIRAFVNSKQDIFILTGAAGTGKTTVIKSIINDVRYYVDEVVLLAPTNRAAKVLSKKTGVKTNTIHSEIYKIKEIKNKDGVLIQSMFVPKINSMLFDDDLEEIQATKTLYIIDESSMISDEAVEEGNLISKNSLLKDLHRHVSYLGAENKILFVGDSYQLPPIGYFGIAPALDIAYMKEHYLKEIEKFELTKILRQESDSYILELAQQVKNKIDLNNKTLHLNIPNNFQSYQQFIQDFSLKFNASKLEKAIALGWTRKSVLQMNLDVRKNIFGPQVKAIEVGDIIYLNSKYADGAVLIPKGETGKIVKVVNEDGVKGGLLFHTVKVEFTDLNQDSIYVTTKILTDFLYIETDYLSKEIFIKLAIEQSKVNNCYKKSKNADDDPYMSAMQAKFGYALTVHKSQGGEWENVYLHKNTNWKDLRWNYTAVTRASKELYSYSY, from the coding sequence ATGAAAAATTCAAAAATTACTTTAACAAAAAATCAAAAAGAGGCAGTTGTTATTATTAGAGCGTTTGTTAACTCCAAACAAGATATTTTTATTTTAACAGGGGCTGCTGGTACAGGAAAAACAACGGTTATAAAAAGTATTATTAATGACGTAAGATATTATGTAGATGAAGTAGTTTTATTAGCTCCAACGAATAGAGCAGCTAAAGTTTTATCAAAAAAAACGGGTGTTAAAACAAATACTATTCATTCTGAAATCTATAAAATTAAAGAAATTAAAAATAAAGATGGCGTTTTAATTCAGAGCATGTTTGTTCCTAAAATAAACAGTATGTTATTTGATGATGATTTAGAAGAAATCCAAGCAACTAAAACCTTATACATCATTGATGAATCTTCAATGATATCTGACGAGGCAGTAGAAGAAGGAAATTTAATTTCAAAAAACTCTTTATTAAAAGACTTGCATAGACACGTAAGCTATTTAGGTGCTGAAAACAAAATATTATTTGTTGGGGATAGCTACCAACTTCCTCCAATTGGATATTTTGGCATTGCGCCTGCGTTAGATATAGCGTATATGAAAGAACACTACTTGAAGGAGATTGAGAAATTTGAACTTACAAAAATATTACGTCAAGAAAGCGATTCGTATATTCTTGAACTTGCTCAACAGGTAAAAAATAAAATTGATTTAAATAACAAGACTCTACATTTAAATATCCCCAATAATTTTCAGTCTTACCAGCAGTTTATTCAAGATTTTTCTTTAAAATTTAATGCTTCAAAACTAGAAAAAGCCATCGCTCTGGGATGGACAAGAAAGAGTGTCTTACAAATGAACCTTGATGTTCGGAAAAATATTTTTGGGCCTCAAGTAAAAGCAATTGAAGTTGGTGATATCATTTATTTAAACTCCAAATACGCAGACGGAGCTGTCCTTATTCCAAAAGGTGAAACAGGTAAAATTGTGAAAGTAGTTAACGAGGATGGTGTTAAAGGTGGTTTGTTGTTTCACACGGTAAAAGTTGAATTTACAGACTTAAATCAGGATTCGATATATGTAACTACAAAAATATTAACCGACTTTTTATATATAGAGACAGATTACTTGAGTAAGGAAATATTTATAAAATTGGCAATTGAGCAGTCTAAAGTTAATAACTGTTACAAAAAATCTAAAAATGCTGATGATGATCCTTATATGAGTGCAATGCAAGCCAAATTTGGTTATGCTTTAACCGTACACAAATCTCAGGGAGGAGAATGGGAAAACGTGTATCTACATAAAAATACGAATTGGAAAGACTTACGTTGGAATTATACTGCTGTAACCAGAGCATCCAAAGAATTATATTCGTATTCCTATTAG
- the csx20 gene encoding CRISPR-associated protein Csx20, translating to MKKKVFVLFSHNLVEDQIVELKTTYKVTDIVRLPVELQNLWGNIPPEPKDIVAIIAPIKKWLIAEASISDFVIVQGDFGVTFNIINWCLEQDFIPIYATSKRVHEEEYLPDGSIKISKNFKHVQFRKYQK from the coding sequence ATGAAAAAAAAAGTATTTGTATTATTTTCTCATAACTTAGTAGAGGATCAAATAGTAGAGTTAAAAACTACTTATAAAGTTACCGATATTGTAAGGTTACCTGTAGAACTGCAAAATTTATGGGGAAATATTCCTCCAGAACCCAAAGACATCGTAGCAATTATTGCACCCATTAAAAAATGGTTAATAGCAGAAGCATCTATAAGTGATTTTGTGATTGTTCAGGGAGATTTTGGGGTAACTTTTAATATTATTAACTGGTGTTTAGAACAAGATTTTATCCCCATTTATGCAACCTCTAAAAGAGTTCATGAAGAAGAGTATTTACCAGATGGATCTATTAAAATTTCTAAGAATTTTAAGCATGTTCAATTTAGAAAATATCAGAAATAA
- the csx2 gene encoding TIGR02221 family CRISPR-associated protein, whose protein sequence is MAKILISFLGTGSVDNDKSKKEKREYRTVKYEIDKQIYEESFVTKVLDTHYNVDKILYIGTLRSMWEEVYRTYIGEDGEFADNYLELHDVVPQFNKDSKVLENEDKILKHFEHQKKLIPILIQYGLNKEELDFNIQQVLKIEELINDGDEVYLDITHSFRSLPLLLMNVLNYLKDVSKKNFEIKGISYGMLDIMRENNYIAPIVQLDVISELHENIKAANTFTEKADGFALAKLLETKNKDLSKLIKNFSTALSLNYSHEIKKQYERILKFDFSELDSIERLIAEKAFQDFKNSFDTSKKNSLFQLDLAKWYFSKKMFGVSYLTLTESIITYAAEKIDFDKSSNEEIRNQAKRELSRIDKELYKLFKSVNKIRNNVAHMLDKRHDTYLNDFNNLENQLSKATRLMK, encoded by the coding sequence ATGGCAAAAATTTTAATAAGTTTTTTAGGAACGGGGAGCGTTGATAATGATAAAAGTAAAAAAGAAAAAAGAGAATATAGAACTGTAAAATATGAAATAGATAAACAGATATACGAAGAATCGTTTGTAACGAAGGTTCTAGATACGCATTATAATGTAGATAAGATACTTTATATAGGTACATTAAGATCTATGTGGGAAGAAGTCTATAGAACCTATATTGGTGAAGATGGAGAGTTTGCAGATAATTATCTAGAATTACATGACGTTGTACCACAATTTAATAAAGATTCTAAAGTATTAGAGAATGAAGACAAAATTTTAAAACATTTTGAACATCAAAAAAAATTAATCCCAATTTTAATTCAGTACGGGTTAAATAAAGAGGAGTTGGATTTTAACATACAACAAGTCTTAAAAATAGAAGAATTAATAAATGATGGAGATGAAGTGTACCTAGATATAACACATAGTTTTAGATCTCTTCCGCTATTATTAATGAATGTTTTAAATTATTTAAAAGATGTAAGTAAAAAGAATTTTGAAATTAAAGGGATCTCTTATGGAATGCTAGATATTATGAGAGAGAATAATTATATCGCTCCTATAGTGCAGTTAGATGTCATATCTGAATTACATGAGAATATTAAAGCTGCCAATACCTTTACCGAAAAAGCAGATGGTTTTGCATTAGCTAAATTACTTGAAACTAAAAATAAGGATTTATCTAAATTAATTAAGAATTTTTCTACAGCTTTAAGTCTTAATTATTCACATGAAATAAAAAAACAATACGAACGTATTTTAAAATTCGATTTTTCTGAATTAGATTCAATAGAACGATTAATTGCAGAAAAAGCTTTTCAAGATTTTAAAAATAGTTTTGATACTTCTAAAAAGAATTCCTTATTTCAATTAGACCTAGCGAAATGGTATTTTTCAAAAAAAATGTTTGGCGTTTCTTATTTAACCCTTACAGAATCTATAATAACGTATGCCGCTGAGAAGATTGATTTTGACAAATCTTCTAATGAGGAGATAAGAAATCAAGCAAAAAGAGAATTGTCTAGAATTGATAAAGAATTATATAAACTTTTTAAGTCTGTAAACAAAATTCGTAACAATGTGGCTCATATGTTAGATAAAAGACATGACACCTATTTAAACGATTTTAATAATTTAGAAAACCAATTAAGTAAGGCAACTAGATTGATGAAATAA